In a genomic window of Streptomyces sp. NBC_01142:
- a CDS encoding collagenase — protein sequence MRKPVRRPLLAGAITVALLVPLGQAAQASQHRQEPSATVAARPGPASAAAVAPHGDNPHDEVERLARAPRPTVEPVPAPGELTQGRIPGRQGPRKAAARATATLGAARVPCTLDGVTGLGPEQFADFLADPAVTADGCLSGLIWTWDARLVPIMSDAHVQAVSRRISSLAAAHDGRNSTHLLEMFTYLHAVAYHDHSRSEIDITDIPTAEAMRRAINAFGTAARTFDVTKTNAESLREALYAGSAPGLRHSQLVLIKKVLATMDRYHKGQYDNASWGGAALAALSVNYLGVYPGNRDTAFHAVVTQNASYRAAFRAFAQHTHLKGTANEWVVRDALGEYGRFGQIQALKAQIVPDLGALLPVAQSNFGHGKAPWASLVSWLNFYEACKPYGVCKEDIERLIFPYTYTYDNGAIKVRTGLDRATVDQLYYASKQVKAHFHRVLGSLQPLAGDTNTSLNIVLYASRADYENYHPILTGMGTDNGGVYIERGATFYTYQRRVPQDSSLTLEELFRHEYAHYLNGRWAVPGYFGEGPWYSGDRTTAMDEGTAEFFDGATRDDGIAVRKSLVRSVMNDTAGGGPRMTVDQLLHATYDGDGFRFYSYAGTFFEYLWTERPTLLREMYRLLRADDPAGFDAWRNRLGDDSALQRGYDSFLDAQIAKVDELFVPNTTYTPNGQLRDHSVAGVRSLFTTATYSQPDCAEEGEAGKRRFTCTGRITANLAEAGNPDRVFQDMSETVDYFILDRAGAASNNLADMNCSFGEVEIWANGRSGTAPYRCEGPLRS from the coding sequence GTGCGCAAGCCCGTACGCAGACCGCTGCTCGCCGGAGCCATCACCGTCGCCCTTCTTGTCCCGCTGGGGCAGGCGGCTCAGGCTTCACAGCACCGCCAGGAGCCGTCCGCCACAGTCGCCGCCAGACCTGGACCGGCCTCCGCGGCCGCCGTCGCACCGCACGGCGACAACCCCCATGACGAGGTCGAACGCCTCGCCCGGGCACCCAGGCCGACCGTCGAACCCGTCCCCGCCCCGGGCGAGTTGACGCAGGGCCGAATACCCGGCCGTCAGGGCCCCCGCAAAGCCGCCGCCCGCGCCACCGCCACTCTCGGCGCGGCCCGGGTGCCCTGCACTCTCGACGGTGTCACCGGCCTCGGGCCGGAGCAGTTCGCGGACTTCCTCGCCGACCCGGCTGTCACGGCCGACGGCTGTCTCAGCGGCCTCATCTGGACGTGGGACGCCCGGCTCGTACCGATCATGTCGGACGCCCATGTCCAGGCCGTGAGCCGGCGGATCTCCTCGCTGGCCGCCGCCCACGACGGCCGTAACTCCACCCATCTGCTGGAGATGTTCACCTATCTCCACGCGGTCGCCTACCACGACCACTCGCGCAGCGAGATAGACATCACCGACATCCCGACCGCCGAGGCCATGCGGCGCGCCATCAACGCCTTCGGCACCGCGGCCCGCACGTTCGATGTCACCAAGACCAACGCCGAGTCCCTGCGCGAGGCCCTCTACGCCGGCAGCGCCCCGGGTCTGCGGCACAGCCAACTGGTGCTGATCAAGAAGGTCCTGGCCACGATGGACAGGTACCACAAGGGCCAGTACGACAACGCCTCCTGGGGTGGCGCGGCGCTGGCCGCCCTGTCCGTGAACTACCTCGGCGTCTATCCTGGCAACCGCGACACCGCGTTCCACGCCGTCGTCACCCAGAACGCCTCCTACCGGGCGGCGTTCAGGGCCTTCGCGCAGCACACCCACCTCAAGGGGACCGCCAACGAGTGGGTGGTCCGCGACGCGCTCGGCGAGTACGGCAGGTTCGGGCAGATCCAGGCCCTGAAGGCACAGATCGTGCCCGACCTCGGCGCCCTGCTGCCCGTCGCGCAGAGCAACTTCGGCCACGGCAAGGCTCCCTGGGCCTCGCTCGTCTCCTGGCTCAACTTCTACGAGGCATGCAAGCCGTACGGGGTCTGCAAGGAGGACATCGAGCGGCTGATCTTCCCGTACACCTACACGTACGACAACGGAGCCATCAAGGTCCGCACCGGGCTCGACCGTGCCACCGTCGATCAGCTCTACTACGCGAGCAAGCAGGTCAAGGCGCACTTCCACCGGGTGCTCGGCAGCCTGCAGCCGCTGGCCGGCGACACCAACACCTCACTCAACATCGTGCTCTACGCCTCCCGCGCCGACTACGAGAACTACCACCCGATCCTCACCGGGATGGGTACCGACAACGGCGGCGTCTACATCGAGCGCGGCGCCACCTTCTACACGTACCAGCGCCGGGTCCCGCAGGACTCCTCGCTCACGCTCGAAGAGCTCTTCCGCCACGAGTACGCGCACTACCTCAACGGCCGTTGGGCGGTGCCCGGTTACTTCGGTGAAGGGCCCTGGTACAGCGGGGACCGCACCACCGCGATGGACGAGGGCACCGCGGAGTTCTTCGACGGCGCCACCCGGGACGACGGCATCGCGGTCCGCAAGTCCCTGGTCCGGAGCGTCATGAACGACACGGCGGGCGGCGGCCCCCGGATGACCGTCGACCAGCTGTTGCACGCCACCTACGACGGGGACGGCTTCCGCTTCTACAGCTACGCGGGCACCTTCTTCGAGTACCTGTGGACCGAGCGGCCCACCCTGCTCCGTGAGATGTACCGGCTGCTGCGGGCCGACGACCCGGCGGGTTTCGACGCCTGGCGCAACCGCCTCGGTGACGACTCCGCACTCCAGCGCGGCTACGACAGCTTCCTGGACGCACAGATCGCCAAGGTTGACGAGCTGTTCGTGCCGAACACCACGTACACGCCCAACGGGCAGCTGAGGGACCACTCGGTGGCAGGGGTCCGCTCCCTCTTCACCACGGCCACGTACTCCCAGCCGGACTGTGCGGAGGAGGGCGAAGCAGGCAAGCGGCGCTTCACCTGCACCGGAAGGATCACCGCCAACCTCGCCGAGGCCGGCAACCCGGACCGGGTCTTCCAGGACATGTCCGAGACGGTCGACTACTTCATCCTCGACCGGGCCGGCGCCGCGTCCAACAATCTCGCCGACATGAACTGCTCCTTCGGCGAGGTGGAGATCTGGGCCAACGGCCGTTCGGGTACTGCTCCTTACCGCTGTGAAGGTCCACTGCGCAGCTGA
- a CDS encoding LysR substrate-binding domain-containing protein, which produces MYDPAQLRTFLAVAQTLSFTQAAHRLGLRQSTVSQHVRRLEDATGRQLFTRDTHSVELTEDGEAMLGFARTILQAHERASAFFTGTRLRGRLRFGASEDFVLTRLPEILESFRRDHPDVDMELTVELSGTLHERLAAGRLDLVLAKRQAGDTHGELVWRDRMIWIAAKGVRIDPDRPVPLILFPPPAVTRARALDVLERHGRPWRIACTSGSLSGLVAAARAGLGVMAHTRGLIPPGLIPVSDRAGLPELGTVDFVLLHGPRRDASQEAADALASAILAAGDRLHGPVSR; this is translated from the coding sequence ATGTACGACCCGGCGCAGCTGCGTACCTTCCTCGCGGTCGCCCAGACCCTGAGCTTCACCCAGGCCGCCCACCGTCTCGGCCTGCGCCAGTCGACGGTGAGCCAGCATGTGCGCCGGCTGGAGGACGCGACCGGCCGGCAGCTGTTCACCCGCGACACCCACAGCGTGGAGCTCACCGAGGACGGCGAGGCGATGCTCGGCTTCGCCCGGACGATCCTGCAGGCGCACGAGCGTGCGTCGGCGTTCTTCACCGGTACGCGGCTGCGCGGCCGGCTGCGTTTCGGGGCCTCCGAGGACTTCGTACTGACCCGGCTCCCCGAGATCCTGGAGTCGTTCCGCCGCGACCACCCGGACGTCGACATGGAGCTCACCGTCGAGCTGTCGGGCACCCTGCACGAGCGGCTGGCGGCGGGCCGTCTCGACCTGGTGCTCGCCAAGCGGCAGGCGGGCGACACCCACGGCGAACTGGTCTGGCGCGATCGCATGATCTGGATCGCGGCCAAGGGTGTACGTATCGATCCGGACCGCCCCGTCCCGCTGATCCTCTTCCCGCCCCCGGCCGTCACCCGGGCCCGCGCACTCGACGTCCTGGAACGCCACGGCCGCCCGTGGCGCATCGCCTGCACCAGCGGCAGTCTCAGCGGACTGGTCGCCGCCGCCCGCGCGGGCCTCGGAGTGATGGCCCACACCCGCGGTCTGATCCCGCCCGGCCTGATCCCGGTCTCCGACCGCGCCGGTCTCCCGGAGCTGGGCACCGTGGACTTCGTCCTGCTGCACGGCCCCCGCCGCGACGCCTCCCAGGAGGCCGCGGACGCGCTGGCCTCGGCGATCCTGGCGGCCGGCGACCGGCTGCACGGGCCTGTCAGCCGGTGA
- a CDS encoding (2Fe-2S)-binding protein, with product MTRTPASLVRAEPGRPYEITFDGRPIDALPGQSVAAALWSAGILAWRTTREGGEPRGAFCGIGACYDCLATINGRPNQRACLVPARPGDAITTQEGTGHDDLAV from the coding sequence GTGACCAGAACCCCTGCCTCCTTGGTGCGTGCCGAGCCCGGCCGTCCGTACGAGATCACCTTCGACGGCCGCCCGATCGATGCCCTGCCCGGACAGAGCGTCGCCGCCGCCCTCTGGTCCGCGGGCATCCTGGCCTGGCGCACCACCCGTGAAGGCGGCGAGCCACGCGGCGCCTTCTGCGGAATCGGCGCCTGCTACGACTGCCTCGCGACCATCAACGGCCGCCCCAACCAGCGCGCCTGTCTCGTCCCGGCCCGTCCGGGCGACGCGATCACCACCCAGGAGGGCACCGGCCATGACGACCTCGCCGTCTGA
- a CDS encoding FAD-binding oxidoreductase — protein sequence MPNRHTLDAVIIGAGVVGAACAYYASRAGLAVAVVDRGSVAGGTTGAGEGNLLVSDKEAGPELDLALLSTRLWRELAETLPPETEYEPKGGLVVAPDETALTALRAFAEGQRAAGAEAYEIPPDRLRDLEPHLADGSAGGFHYPQDAQVQPALAAAQLLRAAGLLGAQTYLGEAVTGFLTSPGGEIRGVRTPHRELLAPSVVNAAGTWGGALARLAGTELPVLPRRGFVLVTEPLPRVVRHKVYAADYIADVASGSAALQSSAVVEGTPSGPVLIGATRERVGFDRSLSTEALRRLASQAAVLFPVLREVRIMRTYHGFRPYLPDHLPAIGPDPRVPGLLHACGHEGAGIGLAPATGLLIAAALRGEQPALGLGPFRPERFDRAGSDRTGSGRTGEKQ from the coding sequence GTGCCCAACAGACACACCCTGGACGCCGTCATCATCGGCGCCGGCGTCGTCGGAGCGGCCTGCGCCTACTATGCGAGCCGCGCCGGCCTCGCCGTCGCCGTCGTCGACCGAGGCTCCGTCGCGGGCGGTACCACCGGCGCCGGGGAAGGCAATCTCCTCGTCTCCGACAAGGAGGCGGGCCCGGAGCTCGACCTCGCGCTGCTGTCCACCCGACTCTGGCGCGAACTCGCCGAAACTCTCCCACCGGAGACCGAGTACGAGCCCAAGGGCGGTCTCGTCGTGGCGCCCGACGAGACCGCTCTCACCGCCCTTCGCGCTTTCGCCGAAGGGCAGCGCGCGGCAGGCGCCGAGGCGTACGAAATCCCTCCCGACCGGCTCCGTGACCTCGAACCCCACCTGGCGGACGGTTCGGCGGGCGGCTTCCACTATCCGCAGGACGCCCAGGTCCAGCCCGCCCTCGCGGCGGCGCAACTGCTGCGCGCGGCAGGTCTCCTGGGCGCGCAGACCTACCTCGGTGAAGCAGTCACCGGCTTCCTCACCTCACCCGGCGGCGAGATCCGAGGCGTACGCACCCCGCACCGGGAACTCCTCGCACCCTCCGTCGTCAACGCCGCCGGCACCTGGGGAGGAGCGCTGGCCCGGCTGGCGGGCACCGAACTGCCCGTCCTCCCGCGCCGCGGCTTCGTGCTGGTCACCGAGCCGCTGCCGCGCGTGGTACGCCACAAGGTGTACGCCGCCGACTACATCGCCGATGTCGCCAGCGGCTCGGCCGCCCTCCAGTCCTCCGCCGTGGTCGAAGGCACACCGTCCGGGCCCGTCCTGATCGGCGCCACCCGGGAGCGCGTCGGCTTCGACCGCAGCCTCTCCACCGAGGCGCTGCGCCGCCTCGCCTCCCAGGCGGCTGTGCTCTTCCCGGTCCTGAGAGAGGTGCGCATCATGCGTACGTACCACGGCTTCCGGCCCTATCTGCCCGACCATCTGCCGGCCATCGGCCCCGACCCTCGGGTGCCCGGTCTCCTCCACGCCTGTGGTCACGAGGGCGCCGGCATCGGACTCGCCCCGGCCACCGGGCTGCTGATCGCAGCGGCACTGCGCGGGGAACAACCGGCTCTGGGGCTGGGGCCGTTCCGGCCCGAGCGATTCGACCGGGCGGGAAGCGACCGGACGGGAAGCGGCCGGACGGGAGAGAAACAGTGA
- a CDS encoding aminopeptidase P family protein, translating into MADRPEPHTSPATPLRPIRTGSHDLPVSAELAAFMSSGWAASPLPADVRAPAHAVTPARRTRLSARFPGERLLIPAGQLKVRSNDCDHRFRPHSAYAWLTGLTGEDQPGHVLVLEPSGPHGHEAVLYLRPRSSRGGDEFYRDRRYGEFWVGRRPDLAEAERLTGIRCEHLDTLDSLPPGRDASRDADLATALSELRLVKDAWEVGQLQLAVDHTTAGFEDVVRTLPRALAHPRGERWIEGVFGLRARTEGNGTGYDTIAASGAHACVLHWIRNDGALDPAQLLLLDAGVETGTLYTADITRTLPLSGRYSPVQRQVYDLVLAAQDAGIAALRPGASFGDFHRAGMQVIAEGLTEWGVLKSPEGDLHRRYTLCSSGHMLGLDVHDCAKARAETYLDGVLEEGQVLTVEPGLYLQPDDETLPPELRGIGVRIEDDLVITANGARLMSGALPRTPDAIEEWMGTLMAG; encoded by the coding sequence ATGGCCGACCGTCCAGAGCCTCACACCTCGCCCGCCACCCCGCTCCGGCCGATCCGTACCGGCAGCCACGACCTGCCCGTCTCGGCGGAGTTGGCCGCCTTCATGAGTTCCGGCTGGGCAGCCTCCCCCCTGCCCGCCGACGTACGGGCCCCCGCCCACGCCGTCACCCCGGCCCGTCGCACCCGGCTGTCCGCGCGCTTCCCCGGCGAGCGGCTGCTGATACCCGCCGGGCAGCTGAAGGTCCGCTCCAACGACTGCGACCACCGGTTCAGGCCGCACAGTGCCTACGCCTGGCTGACCGGACTCACCGGTGAGGACCAGCCAGGTCATGTACTGGTCCTGGAGCCGTCCGGTCCGCACGGCCATGAGGCGGTGCTGTATCTGCGACCGCGGTCCTCGCGCGGCGGCGACGAGTTCTACCGCGACCGCCGGTACGGCGAGTTCTGGGTGGGCCGCCGCCCCGACCTCGCCGAAGCGGAGCGGCTCACCGGCATCCGCTGCGAGCACCTGGACACCCTGGACAGCCTGCCCCCGGGCCGCGACGCCTCCCGCGATGCGGACCTGGCCACCGCGCTCTCCGAACTGCGCCTCGTCAAGGACGCCTGGGAGGTCGGCCAGCTACAGCTCGCCGTCGACCACACCACCGCCGGATTCGAGGATGTCGTACGCACGCTGCCGCGGGCACTGGCCCACCCGCGCGGTGAGCGCTGGATCGAGGGCGTCTTCGGACTGCGGGCCCGCACCGAAGGCAACGGCACGGGGTACGACACGATCGCCGCCTCCGGCGCGCACGCCTGCGTACTGCACTGGATCCGCAACGACGGCGCCCTGGACCCCGCCCAGCTCCTGCTGCTGGATGCCGGTGTGGAGACCGGCACCCTGTACACGGCCGACATCACCCGTACGCTCCCCCTGTCCGGGCGCTACTCCCCCGTGCAACGCCAGGTGTACGACCTGGTCCTGGCCGCACAGGACGCGGGGATCGCGGCGCTGAGGCCGGGGGCGAGCTTCGGTGACTTCCACCGTGCCGGTATGCAGGTCATCGCGGAGGGGCTGACGGAGTGGGGCGTGCTGAAGAGCCCCGAGGGCGACCTCCACCGCCGTTACACCCTGTGCAGCAGTGGTCATATGCTCGGCCTCGACGTCCATGACTGCGCCAAGGCCCGCGCCGAGACCTACCTCGACGGCGTACTGGAAGAGGGCCAGGTCCTCACCGTCGAACCGGGGCTCTATCTCCAGCCCGACGACGAGACACTGCCGCCGGAGCTGCGCGGCATCGGCGTACGCATCGAGGACGACCTGGTCATCACCGCGAACGGAGCCCGGCTGATGTCGGGCGCGCTGCCGCGCACACCGGACGCGATCGAGGAGTGGATGGGCACGCTGATGGCCGGCTGA